The nucleotide window ACGGCCTGTACATTAGTAGCTAATCTACCAGATATTAGAACGGATAGTAATCAAGAAGTGGAATTACCTCCTCAATTGGTTGAAAAATGGAAGGCTGAAGGTCGCTACGAAAAAGAAATTGAAGAATTGGAGGCATTTTTCGATCGTACAAAGTATCAGCGTGCTCCCAGATTCTACATAATGAAATGGTTGGCGGATTATATTTTAGATTACGGCATTGATGGTTATCGCGTTGATACTGTGAAGCACACCGAAGATTTTGTCTGGCAAGAATTTAGAATTGTTTGCGATGAATCTTTTGAAATGTGGAAAGAGAACAATCCAGATAAAGTAATAGATGAAACTCCTTTTTATATGGTTGGTGAGGTATATAACTATGGAATTTCTTCTGGAAAACAGTTTGATTATGGCGACAAGAAAGTGGATTTTTATAACAATGCATTCGATGCCTTAATTAATTTCGATTTAAGGTGGATGGCAGACCAAAAGTCGACTGAAGAAGTATTCTCAGTCTTTTCACAGATTTTAAATTCCGATTTGAAAGATTATGGGGTTCTCAGTTATATGACATCGCATGACGATGGGTCGCCATTCGATATTGATAGAACCAAACCTTTTGAAACCGGAACAAAATTATTACTGGCCCCCGGAGCTGCGCAGATTTATTACGGAGACGAAACGGCTCGCCCATTGAAATATGAAGGTGCTGTAGGAGATGCAAACTTGCGCACGTTTATGAATTGGGAAGATGTGGAAAACGACACTTTAACAAAACAAGTTCTTAAACATTTCCAAAAGCTAGGTCAATTTCGAAATAATCACCCTTCAGTAGGAGGCGGTATTCATAAAATGATATCAGAATCACCATATGTATTTTCACGGGTTTATAAATATGAGGGAGGAGAGGATAAAGTCGTAGTTGCCATGGATGTTGAATCCGAAGGATTAATTATGGTTTCTGATATATTCGAAAATGGCAGCGTTATTCGTGATTCATATAGTGGTAATGAATTCACTGTGGATGACGGTAAAATCCAAATTGACAACCCTTCAAAATTAGTTCTACTAGAGCAAAAGAATTAAAAGACTATGGTTTTAACCATAGTCTTTTAATTGGTTATAGTTTAAAACTTTCTGTAAACCATTGCGGCAATAATTCCCATGGCAACATAGAAGACAAAATAAAGTACAGCATTTAATAATGCTCCGGAAATTGAAATTAAATTAGTTGTAGAATAGTCAATCAGGCCTTCTCCTAGGCCAGAAAGCAGTGCCAACAGAAAACCAAATTTTACACCACTCGCAAGATTGAAAATTCCGTTTGCCCATTTCCCGTAAATGGTAGAAAATGCAAATCCCATTAATAGACATCCAACAAGTAAATGGAAATAGTCAGGATTTTCTCTCATAATATCGGGTCCAGAAACATAATTTGATAATAAGGGATCACCGATGATTCCCCAGATTAAGTAGCCTCCAAAAAATGCCCACAACGTAGTGGCAATTGTCGCAATGATGTTAGGTTTAGAAAACATGAATTATGGATTTAGTTAGTGATTGTTTATCTAAATGTAGTTAAAAATTAAAATCCTTTATTATTATTGTTAAAGTTTAATGTAGTTTACAAAATTGTAAGGAATAGGAAGTAAGTGCCACTAAGGCTGAAATATTTGTGAACCAACTATCACTTTGATGAAAGACCTTAATAATTTTTTCGATTCACCAGTACTGCTTAAGATTGGCTTCCACAGACTTTTTGAGTTTTATGAGTCTTGGTTAACTGACCCTAATCCTATTAAAGTCAATCGGGCTAAGGAACTCTTAAGTTTAAAGGAGTCGTTTCCTTATTTAAATGAAGGTATATCAGACCTAGATCTTTTGGAACAGTTGACAGATCAGTTGGAGTTTCTCCTAGAGGATTTGTTTCCTGATATGCTGGGCACAAATGAAATTAAGGCTGCTGGGGTTCCATACCGCAACTACTATTTTAAATATAGCTCCAGATTTAATAATATATTGAATAATGCTGGAAATGACTTTGTGCTTACTGTTCAAAATATAGTTGGTGATGATTTGTACATAGTGGCCTGTACAATGATTTTGCAGTTCTATTATGGTTATGAAATAAAGTTGAACAGACCATTTTTTTATCAAATACCAGATCAAAGAGGAATTATGAGGCATTATAAATTAATGTATAATGCTGACTTTACAGATATAATAATTAATGATGGTGTACAACCAATTACCCAAGAAGATTTTGAGGAATTGATTGATAATTTCCACGATGTCGATTTATGGAGAGAAAAGTTTCCTCCTCGTAGTTATACCATGAAAGGATTTATTATCAGTAATCTGTTTGATGTTACCCAAGATCAATCGGTCTCTAATTTCAAGTCTAATCTTATTGGAGATTTTAAGGAAATAAGCCATGAGGGTATTAAGGAAATTACCAAAACATTTCAATCCTTAATGGGGATACCAGATATTGAGGTCGGCTTTTCAGAATATATTGCTGAGGAAGAATCTTTTCAACTGTTGTTTGGTAATTACATGAATAGTTTTCTTTTAAACAAGGAGGATAGTAAAGATTGCCATAAAGCATTGTGTGATGATTCATATGAGTCTCTTGTTAATCACCATCAACTTGTTGCAATTTCCGATGTTGATAGATGTTACAAAAAGTCGAAGGGAAAAAATCCCCAATGTGTAGTGCTTTATAACCAAGGATATAAAAGTGCCTTACTTGTGCCTATAGCAGAAAAAGAAAAATTAATTGGTGTATTGGAATTGGTTTCTAAAACTCCAAAAGTTCTCAATAGTGTTACTGCTCAGAGACTAGAAGATGTTATGCCATTTATTGTTTCGGCTTTGCAAAGGGCGAAACGTGAAGAGGCAAATCTAATTGAAGCTATCATTCAACAAGAGTGTACCGCGATTCACCCAAGTGTGCATTGGAAGTTTAAAAGTGCCGCAAGGAAATTTATTCACCAAAACAAATTGGATGAAACAAACCCGCAATTTGATTCTATCAAATTTGACCAGGTGTATCCCTTGTTTGGTCAAATTGATATCCAAGGTTCCTCTGAAGCTCGAAATACAGCTACGAAGAAAGACCTTTGCCTACAGTTGCGTATGGTTGAAAAATTGATTTTAAACTTTAATGAACGAGAACCACTGCCCATTTTTAACCAGATTCTCAACTTAATCAATAAACATCTAGGCGATTTAGAAACAGAATTTAGGGTTGATTCTGAACAGCAAATTTTAAAATTCCTAAAGGAAGAAATTGATCCTATCTTAATTTTTCAGAAGAAAAAATACCCAGACTTTTTAGATGACATTGATTCTTACTTCCAGAGAATCGATCCTGTTTTGAATATTTTTTATGTACATCGTAAAAGTTATGATGAAACTGTTTCTAAGGTTAATTTCCATATGGCGGATTATTTAGACGGTAGACAAGTTGAAGCCCAAGCCATGTACCCACATTATTTTGAGCGATTTAAAACGGATGGGGTTGAGCATAATATGTACATAGGGGAAGCAATTACTAGAGAGGAGAGTTTTAATAAACTATACCTCTATAATTTGAGGTTATGGCAGTTGCAAGTTATGGTTGAAATGGAGAATGAATTTTATAGAAGAAAGCAGGAATATCCATTACAGTTAGATGTGGCATCAATGATTCTTGTTTATAATCAACCACTTTCAATCCATTTTAGAATGGACGAAAAACAGTTTGATGTAGATGGGACTTATAATGCCAGATATCAGGTGGTTAAAAAACGGGTTGATAAGGCCTTTGTAAAGGGAACCAATGAGCGCTTAACGCAAAATGGTAAAATAGCCATAGTCTATAGCCAAAAAGAAGACGAAACCGAATATCTGGAATACATAAAATTTCTGCAGGCTAAAAATTATTTAAATGATACTGTGGAAATCCTAGAATTAGAAGATTTGCAAGGTATTACTGGTCTTAAAGCGATTCGCGTTGGAGTTCTTTATCACAAAGAAAAGGATAAAGATTATTACTCCTACGAAGATTTAATGGATGAACTGAAGAATTAGCCTCTGTATTTAAAAGCTATAGCAAAAGCTATAACCGAAACTATTATGCCAATCATGAACACGTTATAAGTGTTTCTCAACAATCGGTATTTTCTATCAAGCACCTTACCCAAAAAATATAAATCCTTGGTAAGCGAGCTATAAACATAATTTTTGTCCTGAAGAAGTTCATCGATTGCCCATTGAAATTCCTTTAGTTCCATTTTGTGGAAATTACCAAAGAAAGTAAGATTCACCTCTTTTTTCCTTACATCTTCCTTGGTAAACTCACCTCTTGTAATGTTAGGTCTTGTAGCCATTATAGACATTATCATTGAGGCAATGCAGAAAATAGTAAAAATAATAGTTGGCCAAATTAGATAATCGTTAGTAGGATTATCTAGTTTAGAAATAAGATTAGAAAGTACCAGTGAAATAATAATTGCGTTTACAGACAAAAGAATGTTGGCTTTTGTATCAGCTATATCACTTAATTTAATGTGGTTTCGAAGAGCAACTCTGTAGAATGTTTGAATGCCTCTTTCTGGACTCGCATTCTTGGCGTCCGCCTTATATTGTGCTTTTAACTTTTCCTTCTTTAACTTTTTATTCTCCTTCTTCTTTTTCTTGATAAGACTTGCAAGGTTTTCATCTTTTGCCGCCTGCCAATTTCTAACTGCATAGGGAGTATAGTATTTGTGCACGTTAGAAAGGACACGAATATTTTCATCTACCCAATCAGAAGATGTGTATTCTTTAATACCCTGTATTTCGAGCTCTTTCCTTAAAAATTCTGAAGCTTCATCAAAATAGTCCTTTGCAAAATGCGATGCATCTGCATCCCTTATTATTTCCTCTAACTTAGAATTTGGCTGATTTTGGAATTCAGTGGCCATGATGCATTTGTTCACTTCCTCTATGACATCTTCGTCAACATTTTCAGATTTGAGGAATTCGGTTGCTATCTTAACGCTTTCCTCTTCATGCCCTTTAACCGTTACCGTATAACCCGTATCGTGTAATAGGGCGGCAAGTTGAATAATTTCAGTTTCTTTGTCTGAAAGGTTTGAATGTTCCGCAATTTCCATTGCGCTCTTGTAAACTCTTTTTGTGTGGGTGTAATTATGATATATGAATGTATTCGGAAGTTTATTTTTGAAAAGTTCCAATACAAATTTGTCAGTTTTCTCAATGAGGGTCGACATAGGTCCTTTTATTATAGCGTTAGTTAACTCGCCAAATTACCTAAAAATAATTTACTATTTCTAACTCATAACATTTTGTTTTTGTAATTTATTAAATTCAAACACCTTAAAAATTGCTATTTATGCTTACTTGGAAAAATATTTTACATTTCTTAAAACACGGAAATCCTGAGCCAGATCAGCGAATTGAACTAAGCGAAGATGAATGGTGGCAAAAGTTAACCCCAGATCAATATAGAATAACCAGAAAAAAGGGGACGGAAGCTCCACATACAGGAGCTCTATGTTCTAGTTTTGAAGCAGGAAGGTACGATTGCGTATGTTGTGGATCCCCATTGTTCGATTCCACAATAAAGTATGAATCTAGCTCTGGTTGGCCAAGTTTCACGCAACCAATAAAAGAGAACGCCATTAAATATGAAAAGGACACCACATTTGGGATGATGCGTGTAGAGATACTTTGTAATACTTGTGATGCACATTTGGGCCATGTATTTCCCGATGGTCCTGAACCAAGCGGTTTACGTTATTGTGTTAATTCTGAATCTATAACTTTAAAAGAAACAGAAAATGCGTAGTGCTGAACTTCAAGTCGCTACTATTGGTGGAGGATGCTTTTGGTGCACTGAAGCTGTTTTTCAACGCCTTAAAGGAGTTGAGAAAGTAGTTTCTGGTTATAGTGGAGGTAATGTTCCGGGGAAACCTACTTATAGGGAGGTTTGTTCTGGGTTAACAGGCCATGCGGAGGTGATTCAAATTCATTACAATCCAGAAATCATAAGTTTTGAAGAATTACTCATCATATTTATGACCACCCACGATCCTACAACCTTAAACCAACAAGGTGCTGACCGTGGAACTCAATATAGATCTGTAATTTTTTACCATAATGAAGATCAAAAAGATGTGGCGGAGCAAGTTTTAAAGGAATTGACCTCAGAATTTGATAGGCCCATTGTTACTGAATTAAGTCCGTTGACCAATTTTTTTGAAGCTGAGGACTACCATCAGAATTACTACAACGATAACTCTACGCAAGGCTATTGTACTTTTGTTATAGATCCTAAATTGTATAAATTAAGACGTTTGTACGCTGATAAATTGAAACCAGAATCTTAATGATTTTAAATTTAGACGATTCCTTTACAAAAGAACTTGAGGCAGATCCGATAATGGAAAATTCTCGACGATTGGTTAGGGATGCTCATTTTTCATATGTTATGCCTAGGAAAACGTCTGACCCAAAACTGATTCATGTAAGTCCAGAGATGTTGGAACCATTAGGGATTTCTGGTAAGCAAATAGGAACAACGGATTTCTTGAATTTGGTTACTGGCAATCAAAACTTGCCGGGTTTTAATCCATATGCTATGGTTTATGCTGGCCATCAATTTGGAAATTGGGCTAGTCAATTAGGTGATGGCAGAGCTATTAACATAGCAGAGGTTCTTCATGATCAAAAACGATGGATACTGCAGCTGAAAGGGGCTGGAGAAACTCCTTATTCTAGATCTGCAGATGGCTTAGCGGTGTTGCGCTCCTCTATAAGAGAGTATTTATGCAGTGAAGCAATGTATCATTTAGGGGTACCTACAACGAGGGCTCTCTCTCTCGCATTGACTGGTGATCAGGTGTTGAGAGATGTTATGTACGATGGTAATGCTGCTTATGAAAAGGGAGCAATTGTTTGTAGGGTGGCACCTTCCTTTCTAAGGTTTGGAAATTATCAATGGTTTGCCTCACAGAATAAAATTAAGGAGCTAAAGCAATTAACAGATTATACTATCAAATATTTTTTTGATGAAGTGCCTCAACTTCATGATAATATTTATTTGAACTTTTTTCAAAAGGTTTGTGATCTAACTAGGGAAATGATTACCCATTGGCAGAGGGTTGGTTTTGTTCATGGAGTAATGAATACCGATAACATGTCTATTCTTGGTTTAACGATTGATTATGGCCCATACGGATGGTTAGATGATTTTAATCCTAATTGGACTCCTAACACTACAGATCGAACACATAAGCGTTACCGTTATATCAATCAGCCAAATATTGCACTTTGGAATTTATACCAATTAGCAAACGCATTAGTTCCCTTAATTAATGAAACGGAAGGATTTGAAAGCATTTTAAATACCTATCCAGATCAATTTAAAACCTCATATCAAAATATGATGAGGAAAAAATTAGGTTTAATTAATGAAGGTGATACAGATGATAAGCTAATCGGCGAATTAGTTGAAAATCTTCAAATGATTGAAACGGATATGACCATATTTTTTAGAGAATTGGCAAAGCTTTCTAAGAATGATGTTATTTCAACCACAGAATTAGTTAAATTCAGTTTTTATAATGAACAGGAATTGAATAAAATTCAAACAGACAAGTGGTTAGATTGGTTTCAACGGTATAAAGAAAGATTACAAAATGAAGTGATTACAGATGAAGAACGGGCTTTTAATATGAATTTGGTTAACCCGAAATATGTGCTGAGAAATTATATGGCACAAATGGCCATTGATGAAGCTGATTCTGGAAATTTTGACCTAATTGACGAATTATTTCAATTGCTAAAGAATCCTTATAAAGAACAATTAGATAACGAAAAATGGTATGCCAAAAGGCCAGAATGGGCAAGAGATAAAATTGGGTGTTCCATGTTGTCCTGCAGTTCCTAAGGAGATTTTTTAAAATTTTATGAGCAAAATCGGTTAATATTTGTACCGTATAAGCTAAGACCCCACTTCTGTTTATCTTTGTTTTGTAAGTTCAAATTAGATTGCATGAAAATATCCTTAAAAGTAGTCTTTGCCCTTAGCTTAATTTTTCTAATTTCTGCTTGTGCCACCTACAAGCCTCAATACGCATCAGAAGACTTTAAAGAAATTGAATTTCCTGAGAAGAAGGAAATCAACCGAACCTTTTATTTAATTGGTGATGCTGGTGTTTCTCCTATGGATGGAATGTCTGAGGGATTGATGGCCTTTAAAAAATATATTGAAGGTCGAGGGACAAAAGATGATTATGCAATTTTTTTGGGAGACAATATTTACCCAGAGGGGATGCCGAAAGATAAAAGCTCGGCCCGTCCCTATGCTGAAAACAATCTTAATGCCCAAGTAAAGGCCGTAACCGATTTTAAGGGGTCTACTCTTTTTATACCAGGTAATCACGACTGGTATTCGAAGGGGCCAGTAGGGTTAAAGGATGAAGAGAAATTTATTGAAGATGCTTTAGGAGATAATACATTTCAACCGGAAAATGGGTGTCCATTAGAATCCATTGATATCAGTGACACGGTTCAATTACTTGTAGTAGATTCACAATGGTTTTTGACTAATTGGGACTATCACCCGACTATTAATGATGACTGTGAAATTAAAACCCGTGAGCGATTCTTTATTGAACTTGAAGGGGAAATTAAAAAAGCCCAAGGTAAAACAGTCGTTCTTGCCATGCACCATCCAATGTTTACTTATGGCGCTCATGGTGGGCATTATTCATTAAGAAAACACCTTTTTCCACTTCAATCAGATATTCCAATGCCGGGATTAGCTTCTCTATTGACTCAAATTAGAACTCAAGG belongs to Aegicerativicinus sediminis and includes:
- a CDS encoding alpha-amylase family glycosyl hydrolase, with amino-acid sequence MIRLIAFFTFLVLFGCKDPKEEPIVIEEPKKETAPFVWEGANLYFLLTDRFNNGDLSNDVNFGRNAEAGPLRGFMGGDIKGITEKLNEGYFTDLGVNAIWITPVVEQIHGDTDEGTGVSYGYHGYWAKDWTSLDPNFGTEQDLKTFVETAHSKGIRVLLDAVINHTGPVTEEDLAWPDEWVRLSPVCNFQNFDGTTACTLVANLPDIRTDSNQEVELPPQLVEKWKAEGRYEKEIEELEAFFDRTKYQRAPRFYIMKWLADYILDYGIDGYRVDTVKHTEDFVWQEFRIVCDESFEMWKENNPDKVIDETPFYMVGEVYNYGISSGKQFDYGDKKVDFYNNAFDALINFDLRWMADQKSTEEVFSVFSQILNSDLKDYGVLSYMTSHDDGSPFDIDRTKPFETGTKLLLAPGAAQIYYGDETARPLKYEGAVGDANLRTFMNWEDVENDTLTKQVLKHFQKLGQFRNNHPSVGGGIHKMISESPYVFSRVYKYEGGEDKVVVAMDVESEGLIMVSDIFENGSVIRDSYSGNEFTVDDGKIQIDNPSKLVLLEQKN
- a CDS encoding GAF domain-containing protein, which gives rise to MKDLNNFFDSPVLLKIGFHRLFEFYESWLTDPNPIKVNRAKELLSLKESFPYLNEGISDLDLLEQLTDQLEFLLEDLFPDMLGTNEIKAAGVPYRNYYFKYSSRFNNILNNAGNDFVLTVQNIVGDDLYIVACTMILQFYYGYEIKLNRPFFYQIPDQRGIMRHYKLMYNADFTDIIINDGVQPITQEDFEELIDNFHDVDLWREKFPPRSYTMKGFIISNLFDVTQDQSVSNFKSNLIGDFKEISHEGIKEITKTFQSLMGIPDIEVGFSEYIAEEESFQLLFGNYMNSFLLNKEDSKDCHKALCDDSYESLVNHHQLVAISDVDRCYKKSKGKNPQCVVLYNQGYKSALLVPIAEKEKLIGVLELVSKTPKVLNSVTAQRLEDVMPFIVSALQRAKREEANLIEAIIQQECTAIHPSVHWKFKSAARKFIHQNKLDETNPQFDSIKFDQVYPLFGQIDIQGSSEARNTATKKDLCLQLRMVEKLILNFNEREPLPIFNQILNLINKHLGDLETEFRVDSEQQILKFLKEEIDPILIFQKKKYPDFLDDIDSYFQRIDPVLNIFYVHRKSYDETVSKVNFHMADYLDGRQVEAQAMYPHYFERFKTDGVEHNMYIGEAITREESFNKLYLYNLRLWQLQVMVEMENEFYRRKQEYPLQLDVASMILVYNQPLSIHFRMDEKQFDVDGTYNARYQVVKKRVDKAFVKGTNERLTQNGKIAIVYSQKEDETEYLEYIKFLQAKNYLNDTVEILELEDLQGITGLKAIRVGVLYHKEKDKDYYSYEDLMDELKN
- a CDS encoding Pycsar system effector family protein is translated as MSTLIEKTDKFVLELFKNKLPNTFIYHNYTHTKRVYKSAMEIAEHSNLSDKETEIIQLAALLHDTGYTVTVKGHEEESVKIATEFLKSENVDEDVIEEVNKCIMATEFQNQPNSKLEEIIRDADASHFAKDYFDEASEFLRKELEIQGIKEYTSSDWVDENIRVLSNVHKYYTPYAVRNWQAAKDENLASLIKKKKKENKKLKKEKLKAQYKADAKNASPERGIQTFYRVALRNHIKLSDIADTKANILLSVNAIIISLVLSNLISKLDNPTNDYLIWPTIIFTIFCIASMIMSIMATRPNITRGEFTKEDVRKKEVNLTFFGNFHKMELKEFQWAIDELLQDKNYVYSSLTKDLYFLGKVLDRKYRLLRNTYNVFMIGIIVSVIAFAIAFKYRG
- the msrB gene encoding peptide-methionine (R)-S-oxide reductase MsrB; its protein translation is MLTWKNILHFLKHGNPEPDQRIELSEDEWWQKLTPDQYRITRKKGTEAPHTGALCSSFEAGRYDCVCCGSPLFDSTIKYESSSGWPSFTQPIKENAIKYEKDTTFGMMRVEILCNTCDAHLGHVFPDGPEPSGLRYCVNSESITLKETENA
- the msrA gene encoding peptide-methionine (S)-S-oxide reductase MsrA; the protein is MRSAELQVATIGGGCFWCTEAVFQRLKGVEKVVSGYSGGNVPGKPTYREVCSGLTGHAEVIQIHYNPEIISFEELLIIFMTTHDPTTLNQQGADRGTQYRSVIFYHNEDQKDVAEQVLKELTSEFDRPIVTELSPLTNFFEAEDYHQNYYNDNSTQGYCTFVIDPKLYKLRRLYADKLKPES
- a CDS encoding protein adenylyltransferase SelO — encoded protein: MILNLDDSFTKELEADPIMENSRRLVRDAHFSYVMPRKTSDPKLIHVSPEMLEPLGISGKQIGTTDFLNLVTGNQNLPGFNPYAMVYAGHQFGNWASQLGDGRAINIAEVLHDQKRWILQLKGAGETPYSRSADGLAVLRSSIREYLCSEAMYHLGVPTTRALSLALTGDQVLRDVMYDGNAAYEKGAIVCRVAPSFLRFGNYQWFASQNKIKELKQLTDYTIKYFFDEVPQLHDNIYLNFFQKVCDLTREMITHWQRVGFVHGVMNTDNMSILGLTIDYGPYGWLDDFNPNWTPNTTDRTHKRYRYINQPNIALWNLYQLANALVPLINETEGFESILNTYPDQFKTSYQNMMRKKLGLINEGDTDDKLIGELVENLQMIETDMTIFFRELAKLSKNDVISTTELVKFSFYNEQELNKIQTDKWLDWFQRYKERLQNEVITDEERAFNMNLVNPKYVLRNYMAQMAIDEADSGNFDLIDELFQLLKNPYKEQLDNEKWYAKRPEWARDKIGCSMLSCSS